From Burkholderia sp. WP9, a single genomic window includes:
- a CDS encoding efflux RND transporter periplasmic adaptor subunit, which produces MKRAASALTTLILIAAIGAGISFIWNRYMYTPWTRDGRVRATVISIAPDVSGWIDQLNAENSQSVKEGDVLFTVDNARYKVALEQAQAQADSAKVDWQRAASVYQRRGSLTDGGVSSEEIDLARLDMLAKLAVYKQAQAKVDAMQLDLSRTIYKAPADGKIINLALEKGDYVTRGVDRLALVKSNSYYVTGYFEETKIPAIRLGDKVEIWLMAGSIRLDGHVEAIDSGISNENTTPGNEMLPSVSATFSWIRLAQRIPVDIRIDSVPAGVDLSSGMSATLKVVVPPNEQRNRRSVLHALSTDVSAVLH; this is translated from the coding sequence ATGAAAAGAGCAGCAAGTGCGTTGACGACCTTGATATTGATCGCCGCTATCGGCGCTGGAATCAGCTTCATCTGGAATCGGTACATGTACACGCCGTGGACCCGCGATGGCAGGGTTCGTGCGACGGTCATTTCCATCGCACCGGATGTCTCGGGCTGGATCGACCAGCTGAATGCCGAGAACTCTCAATCGGTCAAGGAAGGCGATGTGCTGTTCACCGTCGACAACGCACGTTACAAGGTCGCACTCGAACAGGCTCAGGCACAGGCCGACAGTGCGAAGGTGGATTGGCAGCGAGCGGCGAGCGTCTATCAACGTCGCGGCAGCCTGACCGACGGCGGCGTGAGCAGCGAAGAAATCGACCTCGCGCGCCTCGATATGCTGGCGAAGCTCGCGGTCTACAAGCAGGCGCAAGCGAAAGTAGATGCGATGCAACTCGATCTGTCCCGAACGATATACAAGGCACCGGCCGACGGGAAAATCATCAATCTGGCGCTAGAAAAAGGGGACTACGTCACGCGTGGCGTCGACCGTCTGGCGCTCGTTAAAAGCAATAGCTACTACGTCACGGGCTATTTCGAAGAGACCAAGATACCCGCCATCAGGCTTGGCGACAAAGTGGAAATATGGTTGATGGCTGGCAGTATCAGACTCGACGGCCACGTTGAGGCTATCGACAGCGGCATCTCCAACGAGAATACGACACCGGGAAACGAAATGTTGCCGTCCGTTTCCGCGACCTTCTCCTGGATTCGTCTCGCCCAGCGCATTCCTGTCGACATCAGGATCGATAGCGTCCCGGCCGGGGTGGATTTGAGTTCGGGAATGTCGGCAACCCTCAAAGTCGTGGTTCCGCCAAACGAGCAACGCAACCGTCGATCGGTTCTGCATGCTTTGAGCACCGACGTCAGCGCCGTTCTCCATTAA
- a CDS encoding TetR/AcrR family transcriptional regulator, producing MRKLSEESERQAPTVKGEARRVRLLEVAAEEFLTTGYAQTSMKTIVSKAGGSAATAYQLFSNKEGLLAAVLQREFEGLEAQFFPESLLSKPPATALYAMALRLLTYTTQPRSVDFYRLLVAEGHRVPGISEYFRKIVSVQVIDPLERYLRAACERGELRIDNPAHGARLLGNLLQGMSNEARIVGGYPDGLPALDKQICRYSVDAILGLWTVDPRP from the coding sequence ATGAGGAAGCTGAGCGAGGAAAGTGAACGTCAGGCTCCCACAGTAAAGGGCGAAGCGCGACGCGTCAGGCTTCTTGAAGTGGCCGCCGAAGAATTCCTTACGACCGGATATGCGCAGACGTCGATGAAGACGATCGTAAGCAAGGCAGGAGGATCCGCCGCGACCGCGTATCAGTTGTTCAGCAACAAGGAAGGGTTGCTCGCCGCGGTGCTGCAGCGCGAATTCGAAGGTCTCGAAGCGCAGTTCTTTCCGGAGAGCCTGCTTTCGAAGCCCCCTGCAACAGCTCTGTACGCGATGGCATTGCGCCTGCTCACGTATACGACCCAACCGCGCTCGGTTGACTTTTATCGTCTACTTGTGGCCGAAGGACATCGCGTTCCTGGTATTTCGGAGTATTTTCGAAAGATCGTCTCGGTACAGGTTATCGACCCGCTGGAACGCTACCTTCGTGCTGCCTGCGAGCGTGGTGAGCTTCGAATCGACAATCCGGCGCACGGCGCTCGACTGCTCGGGAATCTGCTCCAGGGAATGTCCAATGAAGCCCGAATAGTCGGCGGTTATCCCGACGGCCTTCCCGCATTAGACAAACAGATCTGCCGATACAGTGTAGATGCGATTTTAGGCCTGTGGACGGTCGACCCCCGGCCCTAG
- a CDS encoding FmdB family zinc ribbon protein — protein sequence MPTYQYRCEKCGHVFEHAEHLAEHESTHTRCPKCANEKCQHVPTPFIAKTSKKS from the coding sequence ATGCCAACGTATCAATATCGTTGCGAGAAGTGTGGCCATGTGTTTGAGCACGCTGAACATCTCGCCGAACACGAGAGCACCCACACGCGCTGCCCGAAGTGCGCAAACGAGAAGTGTCAGCACGTACCGACGCCATTTATCGCCAAGACGTCGAAAAAGAGCTGA
- a CDS encoding adenosine-specific kinase, whose amino-acid sequence MQVLTVTIVKPEAMNFILGQSHFIKSVEDLHEAMVGTVPGIKFGLAFCEASGKRLVRRSGTDADLVELACQNATAIGAGHSFVIFLGDGFYPVNVLNAIKAVPEVCRIFCATANPTQILVAETEQGRGILGVVDGFPPLGVENEEDVQWRKDLLRAIGYKA is encoded by the coding sequence ATGCAAGTGCTCACGGTAACAATCGTCAAACCCGAAGCGATGAACTTCATCCTGGGGCAAAGCCACTTCATCAAGTCTGTCGAGGATCTGCACGAGGCAATGGTCGGAACCGTTCCGGGTATCAAGTTTGGTTTGGCCTTTTGTGAAGCGTCAGGTAAGCGCCTCGTGCGCCGGTCTGGCACCGACGCTGACCTGGTCGAGTTGGCGTGCCAGAATGCCACGGCCATCGGTGCGGGCCACAGCTTCGTGATTTTTCTCGGGGATGGTTTTTACCCCGTCAATGTTCTGAATGCGATAAAAGCTGTGCCGGAGGTATGCCGGATATTCTGTGCGACGGCGAATCCCACGCAGATTCTGGTTGCCGAGACAGAGCAGGGGCGTGGCATCCTGGGTGTGGTTGACGGGTTCCCGCCGCTCGGCGTGGAAAACGAGGAGGACGTTCAATGGCGTAAGGATCTGTTACGTGCTATTGGTTACAAAGCGTAG
- a CDS encoding LysR family transcriptional regulator: protein MDDRFAGIREFVAAVDHGSFTAAGELLGLTGSAVGKNISRLEVRLGVQLLHRTTRRIDLTTAGETFLLTCRRILEDLDQTEAFLSTGHEQPIGRLRVDLPTTFGRRHIVPALLNLTRRFPRLDLAVTLQDRAVDLVSEGVDLAVRIGTLDAFPDLVARKLGEQRLVICAAPDYLARTGEPVQRDDLLTHDCLIGWRSNVRSGWLLADAANDSGAAYFDVRARHELTDGDTLLNACVTGCGLAQLPGWLARDALRTGALREVLPSLSTTTPIHAIWQKTRHLQPKVKVAVDELVQLAAFEASVFQP, encoded by the coding sequence ATGGACGATCGTTTTGCTGGCATTCGCGAGTTTGTTGCCGCCGTCGATCACGGCAGCTTTACCGCCGCCGGTGAGTTGCTGGGCCTTACCGGTTCCGCGGTCGGCAAGAACATCTCGCGGCTGGAGGTGCGGCTCGGTGTGCAACTGCTGCACCGGACGACGCGCCGCATTGACCTGACGACCGCGGGCGAGACTTTCCTGCTCACGTGCCGACGCATCCTTGAAGATCTGGACCAGACAGAAGCCTTTCTGTCGACGGGCCACGAACAACCTATTGGCCGCCTGCGCGTCGATCTTCCGACGACTTTTGGCCGCCGGCACATCGTGCCTGCACTGCTGAATCTGACTCGGCGATTTCCGCGGCTGGATCTCGCCGTCACGTTGCAGGATCGGGCGGTGGATCTCGTCAGCGAGGGAGTCGATCTGGCGGTGCGTATCGGCACGCTCGACGCATTTCCGGATCTCGTCGCGCGTAAGCTTGGCGAGCAGAGGCTCGTTATTTGCGCCGCGCCCGATTACCTGGCACGAACCGGCGAACCGGTGCAGCGCGACGATCTGCTCACACACGATTGCTTGATCGGATGGCGTAGCAACGTACGGTCCGGCTGGCTATTGGCAGATGCGGCGAACGACAGCGGAGCCGCTTACTTTGATGTGCGAGCGCGTCACGAGTTAACGGACGGCGACACCTTGCTGAACGCGTGCGTAACGGGCTGCGGCCTTGCCCAGCTTCCCGGATGGCTGGCGCGAGATGCTTTGCGCACGGGCGCGCTGCGAGAAGTGCTGCCGAGCCTGTCGACGACAACACCGATTCATGCGATCTGGCAGAAGACACGACACCTTCAGCCGAAAGTCAAAGTCGCTGTTGATGAATTGGTGCAACTCGCTGCGTTCGAAGCGTCGGTGTTCCAACCTTGA
- a CDS encoding NAD(P)-dependent alcohol dehydrogenase yields the protein MKARLLHDFGLPNLRAGEVETPTPQPGELLVKVGAVSLNFRDKAIVDGIYEPASVPKPLIPVSDAAGTVVAIGDGVTRFKVGDRVNSTLYSRWIDGAPGPDEPAYCLGMPLPGGLAEFMIIHEDSAVPAPASMSDEEASTLPIAALTAWYALTDVGHLESGQTVLVQGTGGVSIFAAQIAIAHGARVIVTSSKDENLAKVKALLNSDKVEGINYRTHPNWSAKVLELTGGLGADVTIDVAGGNGINQSVAATKVQGVIAQVGFLTGQTSALDLMPLIFRQTTIRGIAVAPRTSFERMNVFLNAHKIKPVIDRVYRFDETVQAFEHLARGPFGKVVISIGDD from the coding sequence ATGAAAGCACGGCTTCTCCACGATTTTGGTCTCCCTAACCTACGCGCTGGCGAGGTGGAGACGCCCACGCCACAGCCGGGCGAGCTTCTTGTGAAGGTCGGCGCGGTATCGCTGAACTTCCGTGACAAGGCTATCGTTGATGGTATTTACGAGCCCGCGAGCGTACCCAAACCGCTAATTCCCGTGTCGGACGCAGCCGGCACGGTGGTCGCCATCGGTGACGGTGTAACCCGCTTCAAGGTCGGTGACCGCGTAAACTCGACGCTGTACTCGCGCTGGATCGATGGTGCGCCCGGTCCCGACGAACCGGCATATTGCCTGGGGATGCCGTTGCCGGGAGGACTCGCCGAATTCATGATCATCCACGAAGACAGCGCGGTGCCAGCGCCCGCGTCGATGAGCGACGAGGAAGCATCGACCCTGCCGATCGCTGCGTTGACCGCCTGGTACGCGCTGACCGACGTCGGCCACCTGGAATCAGGGCAAACGGTACTCGTGCAAGGAACGGGAGGTGTGTCGATCTTCGCGGCGCAGATCGCCATTGCCCATGGCGCACGTGTGATCGTCACGTCGAGCAAGGACGAGAACCTCGCGAAAGTGAAGGCGCTGCTCAATAGCGACAAGGTTGAAGGGATCAACTACAGGACGCATCCGAACTGGTCGGCGAAGGTGCTCGAACTAACCGGCGGCTTGGGGGCGGACGTGACGATCGACGTCGCGGGTGGGAACGGGATCAACCAGTCTGTTGCGGCCACCAAGGTGCAAGGCGTGATAGCGCAGGTTGGTTTCCTGACGGGACAGACGAGCGCTCTCGATCTGATGCCGCTGATCTTCCGGCAAACGACGATTCGCGGGATCGCCGTCGCGCCGCGCACGTCCTTTGAGCGCATGAACGTGTTCCTCAATGCACACAAGATCAAGCCCGTCATCGATCGCGTTTATCGCTTCGACGAGACCGTGCAGGCATTTGAACATCTTGCTCGCGGCCCCTTCGGCAAAGTCGTGATCAGCATCGGCGACGATTGA
- a CDS encoding AraC family transcriptional regulator: MIDPLAEVVTLLQPGARFSKLVLGAGSWRVRRSDSGQPLYYVILEGACRMQIDGREPIELVAGDFVLIPAAYDVAMSSLVPPPLGVETLAPIALGNNEFGIGEPDGSVDLRMMVGHCSFGSPDTSLLVSLLPQIVHVRGVERLATLVQLVREESRAQRPAREVVLSRLLEVLLIEALRSAAETTASPGLVRGLSDARLAAAIRVMHEHPTRAWTVAELAKEAALSRSTFFERFNRRVGMAPMEYLLTWRMALAKDLLRRNEGRVAEVAQRVGYSSASTFSVAFTRHVGRPPAQYAREEQVATDDT; encoded by the coding sequence ATGATCGATCCATTGGCCGAAGTAGTGACGCTGCTGCAGCCGGGCGCGCGTTTTTCCAAGCTGGTTCTGGGTGCGGGTTCATGGCGCGTGCGCCGCTCGGATAGCGGTCAGCCGCTCTACTACGTGATCCTCGAGGGCGCGTGCCGCATGCAGATCGACGGACGCGAGCCCATCGAGCTCGTCGCGGGAGATTTCGTGCTGATTCCCGCGGCCTATGACGTCGCGATGTCCAGCCTCGTGCCGCCACCATTGGGAGTTGAAACGCTCGCGCCGATCGCGCTGGGCAACAATGAATTCGGAATCGGCGAGCCGGACGGCTCGGTGGATTTGCGTATGATGGTCGGCCACTGCAGCTTCGGTTCACCCGACACATCGCTGCTGGTCTCTCTGCTACCGCAAATCGTGCACGTCCGCGGCGTAGAGCGGCTCGCCACCCTTGTGCAACTGGTACGCGAAGAGTCACGTGCGCAGCGGCCTGCGCGTGAGGTCGTGCTGTCACGATTGCTGGAAGTGCTGCTCATCGAGGCGCTGCGGTCCGCGGCGGAAACGACTGCGTCGCCGGGGCTGGTTCGCGGGTTATCCGATGCCCGCCTCGCGGCCGCGATCCGCGTGATGCACGAACACCCTACCCGCGCGTGGACGGTTGCTGAACTCGCGAAGGAAGCCGCCCTGTCGCGCTCCACCTTCTTTGAACGCTTCAACCGCAGGGTCGGGATGGCGCCCATGGAATATTTGCTCACCTGGCGCATGGCGCTCGCGAAGGACTTGCTACGCCGCAATGAAGGCCGTGTCGCCGAAGTGGCACAGCGCGTTGGCTACAGCTCCGCCAGCACCTTCAGCGTCGCCTTCACGCGGCACGTCGGGCGGCCGCCTGCACAATACGCGCGCGAGGAGCAGGTCGCCACCGACGACACTTAA
- a CDS encoding SDR family oxidoreductase: MKTVLITGCSSGFGLEIARYFLTRDWQVVATMRTPRADVLPRSDRLRVLALDVTDPESIRKAVVAAGPIDVLVNNAGFGAASPAELIPMATVRDIFETNTFGTIALTQAVLRQFRQRQAGVIVNVTSSVTLKALPLIAAYSASKAAVNAFTESTALEVEPFGVRVRLVLPGRAPDTRFGENARTRIHGFDHVSYADLAGRVVAGLQDASSPITRAGDVAEAVWRAATDPSSPMRIPAGADAEAWAAEVR, from the coding sequence ATGAAAACTGTCCTGATCACCGGTTGCTCTTCCGGATTCGGCCTCGAAATCGCCCGTTATTTTCTGACCCGTGACTGGCAAGTCGTGGCCACGATGCGCACGCCACGCGCTGACGTGCTGCCGCGTTCAGATCGCTTGCGCGTGCTGGCGCTCGACGTCACAGATCCGGAAAGCATCCGCAAAGCTGTCGTGGCGGCTGGCCCGATCGACGTGCTCGTCAACAATGCGGGCTTTGGCGCGGCTTCTCCCGCAGAACTGATCCCGATGGCGACAGTGCGCGACATTTTCGAGACCAACACCTTCGGCACGATCGCATTGACGCAAGCGGTGCTGCGCCAGTTCCGGCAGCGTCAGGCTGGGGTTATCGTGAATGTCACGTCGAGCGTCACGCTGAAGGCGCTGCCCCTAATCGCGGCTTATAGCGCGAGCAAGGCTGCGGTTAACGCATTTACAGAGTCCACGGCGCTCGAAGTCGAGCCGTTCGGCGTGCGGGTCCGGCTGGTACTGCCAGGCCGCGCGCCCGACACCCGGTTCGGCGAGAACGCGCGAACCCGCATACACGGTTTCGACCACGTGTCATACGCGGATCTCGCCGGCAGAGTTGTCGCGGGGTTGCAGGACGCGTCTTCGCCCATCACCCGGGCAGGGGACGTCGCCGAAGCCGTGTGGCGCGCCGCGACGGACCCGTCATCCCCAATGCGCATCCCGGCCGGTGCGGATGCCGAGGCATGGGCGGCTGAAGTTCGCTGA
- a CDS encoding aldehyde dehydrogenase family protein, whose product MKKGASIVLGGRSERVNGAVWIDPTIVTNVDYTMTEKTFGPIVPVMCFSDDTEAEGLMNDSMFGLSGAVFSPDSHTAGDFATKMVAVRHQH is encoded by the coding sequence GTGAAAAAGGGTGCATCGATCGTGCTCGGCGGCAGGAGCGAGCGCGTGAACGGCGCGGTATGGATCGATCCGACTATCGTGACTAACGTCGACTACACGATGACGGAGAAAACATTTGGCCCGATCGTGCCGGTCATGTGTTTTAGCGACGACACCGAAGCGGAGGGGTTAATGAACGACTCCATGTTCGGTTTGAGCGGCGCGGTGTTTAGCCCGGACTCGCACACCGCCGGTGACTTCGCGACGAAAATGGTGGCGGTGCGGCATCAGCATTAA
- a CDS encoding tannase/feruloyl esterase family alpha/beta hydrolase — MTALMQPTPDSHINVEIWLPQAGWNSRFLATGNGGGAGSIAYSTGIAMGLQRGFASANTDLGTSPNINNMVGHPERWNDFGYRANHEMTIAAKAIVSAYYKTGPKTSYFSGCSTGGQQALSIAQRYPNDYNGIIAGAPAFNRTHLNAMFSWNLKALNAPGAKVSQGKLDMVTRSVVAACAGKDGGAPTDGFLTDPRQCNFNPDTLPKCSNSDDDTCLTAAQLTALKATYAGPTNPSTGERIFSGMPFGTENLPLSLVNQEDATTWPAQQLYDLVWTFGTGYDYLSFDFDHNMDTVDALLAPPLNANSADLNEFKSNGGKLIMYGGSADPGVPFPSEIEYYERVVRDQGGDLAGTQGFFRYYVAPGMGHCASVGGGPGVGEFGQSYATYLPPDKTHDVLLQLVDWVENKTPPGPLVASKYSTGVNPQPVMQRPLCAYPQLPVYQGGDANQASSFVCKDAQRGGVQTPAPRYLN, encoded by the coding sequence GTGACAGCACTGATGCAACCGACGCCAGATTCGCATATCAACGTGGAAATCTGGCTACCACAGGCCGGCTGGAACAGCCGATTCCTAGCCACAGGTAACGGCGGTGGTGCCGGTTCTATTGCATACAGCACAGGAATCGCCATGGGGCTTCAGCGCGGCTTCGCGTCGGCAAATACTGACTTGGGGACGTCCCCTAATATCAACAATATGGTGGGACATCCGGAACGTTGGAATGATTTCGGATACCGCGCAAATCACGAAATGACGATCGCCGCGAAGGCAATTGTGAGTGCATACTACAAGACCGGTCCCAAAACATCTTATTTTTCAGGGTGCTCCACTGGCGGACAGCAGGCGCTTTCCATAGCTCAACGATACCCCAACGACTACAACGGCATTATCGCCGGTGCGCCCGCATTCAATCGTACGCACCTGAACGCGATGTTCTCCTGGAACCTCAAGGCTCTTAACGCGCCAGGCGCCAAAGTCAGTCAGGGGAAACTGGACATGGTGACAAGGAGCGTCGTTGCGGCGTGTGCTGGAAAAGATGGCGGCGCACCGACCGACGGCTTCCTCACGGATCCGCGACAGTGCAACTTTAACCCGGACACACTGCCGAAATGTTCAAACAGCGATGACGACACATGCCTCACGGCCGCACAACTGACGGCGCTAAAGGCGACCTATGCAGGGCCGACTAACCCCTCGACAGGCGAACGGATTTTTTCTGGTATGCCATTTGGCACAGAGAACCTGCCGTTATCGCTTGTGAATCAGGAGGACGCTACAACATGGCCTGCTCAACAGCTCTATGACCTCGTCTGGACCTTCGGTACAGGTTACGATTATCTGTCGTTTGATTTTGATCACAACATGGACACGGTCGACGCATTGCTTGCACCGCCATTGAACGCCAACAGCGCTGATCTGAATGAGTTCAAGTCAAACGGTGGAAAGCTGATCATGTACGGCGGTAGTGCGGACCCGGGAGTTCCCTTTCCGTCCGAGATTGAATACTACGAACGCGTTGTGCGGGATCAGGGCGGCGATCTGGCCGGCACACAAGGGTTTTTCCGGTACTACGTAGCGCCAGGTATGGGACACTGCGCTTCAGTCGGCGGGGGACCGGGCGTAGGCGAGTTTGGGCAGTCTTACGCAACCTATCTTCCGCCTGACAAAACACATGACGTTCTATTACAACTCGTCGATTGGGTTGAAAACAAGACGCCGCCTGGGCCGCTGGTCGCGAGTAAGTACAGTACGGGAGTAAATCCCCAGCCGGTGATGCAGCGCCCCCTTTGCGCCTATCCGCAACTGCCTGTCTACCAAGGCGGAGATGCAAACCAGGCGAGCAGCTTTGTGTGCAAGGACGCGCAGCGTGGGGGAGTGCAGACGCCTGCTCCCCGCTATCTGAACTAA
- a CDS encoding MFS transporter, translating into MSTSPLSNAEIKAAESQNSSARILFASFIGTAIEFYDFYVYATAAALVIGPVFFPHGSATAQALSAFVTFGIAFIARPIGSFLFGHFGDRIGRKSTLVVSLVVMGISTTLIGLLPGYNSIGSVAPILLCVLRFGQGIGLGGEWGGASLLATENAPTGKRGWYGMFPALGPSIGFLASNGLFFALSFTLTDVQFKSWGWRVPFLVSAVLVVLGLYVRLKIAETPAFRAAIEKRERVKVPVAELLSRHWLPTILGALAMVPCYTLFYNATTFSLSYGVSVLHIPRQTFLGLLCIAVAFMALATPLSAWASDRLGRKPVMIAGILAAIASGFLMNPLLGSGSTGLILLFLVVQLFLMGATFAPMGALLPELFPTNVRYTGAGVSYNLGGILGASVAPYIAQLLAAQGGLSWVGFYVSIASAVGLVGMLAMKETRNISLS; encoded by the coding sequence ATGTCGACCTCACCGTTATCGAATGCCGAGATAAAGGCTGCCGAGTCTCAGAACAGCAGCGCGCGAATCTTGTTCGCGAGCTTTATCGGAACCGCCATTGAATTCTACGATTTCTACGTATACGCGACGGCGGCCGCTCTAGTCATTGGGCCGGTGTTTTTCCCACACGGTTCAGCAACAGCTCAGGCGCTGTCCGCATTCGTGACGTTCGGGATCGCTTTTATCGCCCGCCCCATCGGATCATTTCTATTCGGTCACTTCGGCGACCGCATCGGTCGAAAGTCGACGTTGGTTGTTTCGCTTGTGGTGATGGGAATCTCGACCACATTGATCGGCCTTCTTCCTGGCTACAACTCGATCGGCAGCGTCGCGCCCATCCTGTTGTGCGTGCTTCGCTTTGGTCAAGGAATAGGCTTGGGCGGCGAATGGGGCGGAGCCTCATTGCTCGCCACTGAAAATGCCCCGACTGGTAAGCGAGGCTGGTATGGAATGTTCCCCGCACTTGGACCTTCGATCGGATTCCTCGCGTCAAACGGACTTTTTTTCGCACTTTCCTTTACTCTTACCGATGTCCAGTTCAAGAGCTGGGGCTGGCGGGTGCCGTTCCTTGTAAGCGCAGTACTGGTTGTGCTGGGTCTATATGTGCGTCTCAAGATTGCGGAGACACCTGCTTTCCGGGCTGCGATCGAGAAGCGTGAGCGCGTGAAAGTCCCAGTGGCAGAATTGCTCTCGCGCCACTGGTTGCCCACCATTCTCGGCGCGCTTGCCATGGTCCCGTGCTACACGTTGTTCTATAACGCGACAACATTTTCCCTTTCTTACGGAGTGTCGGTTCTACATATTCCACGGCAGACTTTCCTTGGGCTTCTCTGTATCGCGGTGGCTTTCATGGCTCTGGCAACACCGCTTTCGGCGTGGGCCTCAGACCGTCTTGGAAGAAAGCCGGTGATGATTGCTGGCATCCTCGCTGCGATTGCTTCCGGGTTCCTGATGAACCCTTTGCTTGGAAGCGGTTCGACCGGTCTTATCCTGTTGTTCCTCGTAGTCCAGCTGTTCTTGATGGGAGCGACGTTCGCGCCAATGGGCGCCTTGCTACCTGAGTTGTTTCCAACCAACGTCCGCTATACCGGCGCTGGGGTGTCATATAACCTCGGGGGGATTCTGGGCGCATCCGTGGCTCCTTACATCGCCCAACTTCTGGCCGCGCAAGGCGGTCTCTCGTGGGTAGGCTTCTACGTATCGATTGCGTCGGCAGTCGGACTTGTCGGCATGCTTGCGATGAAGGAGACAAGGAACATTTCGCTTTCCTGA
- a CDS encoding 3-hydroxyacyl-CoA dehydrogenase family protein, with protein sequence MRDFQNPRIGIVGSGAMGQGIAQIAAVAGLKVRLMDMGPDASSRAIRDSGGFIGQRIVASVVNTAREIAQQRIAIPHDIDAAVRLGLGYLLGPLAFGDTVGAKRIFAVLKGLMDVYGDPRYRSGVWLARRAALGILLNVPD encoded by the coding sequence ATGCGAGACTTCCAAAATCCTCGGATTGGCATAGTGGGTTCCGGGGCTATGGGGCAAGGTATCGCTCAGATTGCCGCAGTTGCCGGCCTGAAAGTCAGATTGATGGATATGGGCCCGGATGCATCGTCACGGGCCATCCGCGATTCTGGAGGCTTCATTGGACAACGTATCGTCGCCTCTGTCGTCAACACCGCCCGCGAGATTGCCCAGCAAAGAATCGCCATACCGCACGATATCGACGCTGCGGTTCGCCTGGGCCTTGGCTACCTGTTAGGTCCCCTCGCCTTCGGCGACACCGTTGGCGCAAAGCGGATCTTTGCAGTGTTGAAGGGTCTGATGGATGTATATGGCGATCCGCGTTACCGCTCTGGCGTGTGGCTGGCGCGTCGCGCCGCCTTGGGCATTCTGTTGAATGTTCCCGACTGA
- the pcaF gene encoding 3-oxoadipyl-CoA thiolase: protein MTEAFLCDAIRTPIGRYAGSLSSVRADDLGAVPLKALMERNKDVDWNAIDDVIYGCANQAGDDNRNVARMSLLLAGLPQGVPGTTVNRLCGSGMDAVGIAARAIKSGEAALMVAGGVESMSRAPFVMGKATSAFSRQAEIYDTTIGWRFVNPLMKKLYGVDSMPETGEKVATDYNISRADQDAFALRSQQKAARAQRDGTLAQEIVGVTIAQKKGDPITMLQDEHPRETSLETLAKLKGVVRPDGTVTAGNASGVNDGAAALLLANEETAKRFGLTPRARVLGIATAGVAPRVMGIGPAPATQKLLARLDMTIDQFDVIELNEAFASQGIAVLRALGVADDDARVNPNGGAIALGHPLGMSGARLVTTAMYQLHRTRGRFALCTMCIGVGQGIAIAIERV from the coding sequence ATGACCGAAGCATTCCTGTGCGACGCGATTCGCACCCCCATCGGCCGCTATGCCGGTTCGCTGTCGTCGGTGCGCGCCGACGATCTGGGCGCGGTGCCGCTCAAAGCGCTGATGGAGCGCAACAAAGACGTCGACTGGAACGCGATCGACGACGTGATCTACGGCTGCGCGAACCAGGCCGGTGACGATAATCGCAACGTCGCGCGTATGTCGCTGTTGCTGGCCGGTTTGCCGCAAGGCGTGCCGGGCACGACGGTGAATCGTCTGTGCGGCTCGGGCATGGACGCCGTCGGCATTGCCGCGCGCGCCATCAAGTCGGGCGAGGCCGCGTTGATGGTGGCGGGCGGTGTGGAAAGCATGAGCCGCGCGCCGTTTGTTATGGGTAAGGCGACCAGCGCGTTCTCGCGTCAGGCCGAAATCTATGACACGACCATCGGCTGGCGTTTCGTCAACCCGTTGATGAAGAAACTGTACGGTGTCGATTCGATGCCGGAGACCGGCGAAAAAGTCGCGACCGACTACAACATCAGCCGCGCCGATCAGGACGCTTTTGCGCTGCGCAGCCAGCAGAAAGCGGCGCGCGCGCAACGCGACGGCACGCTCGCGCAGGAAATCGTCGGCGTGACGATCGCGCAGAAGAAGGGCGACCCGATCACAATGTTGCAAGACGAGCATCCGCGTGAAACGAGCCTCGAAACGCTCGCCAAGCTCAAGGGCGTGGTGCGTCCGGACGGCACGGTCACGGCAGGCAACGCGTCGGGCGTGAACGACGGCGCAGCGGCACTGCTGCTGGCCAATGAAGAAACGGCGAAGCGCTTCGGCCTCACGCCGCGCGCTCGCGTGCTGGGTATCGCAACGGCCGGCGTCGCGCCGCGCGTGATGGGCATCGGCCCCGCGCCCGCCACGCAGAAACTGCTGGCGCGCCTGGACATGACCATCGATCAATTCGACGTGATCGAACTGAATGAGGCCTTCGCTTCGCAAGGCATCGCGGTGCTGCGCGCACTCGGCGTGGCCGACGACGACGCTCGCGTGAATCCGAATGGCGGCGCGATCGCGCTCGGCCACCCGCTCGGCATGAGCGGCGCGCGTCTGGTGACTACGGCGATGTATCAGTTGCATCGCACGCGAGGACGTTTTGCGCTGTGCACGATGTGTATCGGCGTTGGCCAGGGTATTGCGATCGCGATTGAACGGGTCTGA